The DNA segment GTCCGTGCGGATGAACGAGGGCGGCTGCGATCCCGACGGGCGCTTCTACTGCGGCTCGATGGCCTACGACCAGAGACCGGGGGCCGCATCGCTGTACCGCCTGGACCCGGACGGGACGGTGCACGTCGTCCTCGAGGGGGTGACGGTCTCCAACGGACTCGAGTGGAGCCCGGACGGCGCACTCGTCTACTACAACGACACGGCCACCTACTCGATCGCGGTCTTCGACTACCACCGCGACGCCGGCCTGACCGGTCGGCGCGTGCTCGCCACGCTCGATAACCGCCCCGACGGGCTGACCGTGGACGCCGAGGGAGGTGTCTGGACAGCGCTCTCCGATGGCGGTGCCGTGCGCCGCTACACAGCCGACGGCCGGCTCGACGCGGTGATCGAGGTGCCTGCGCGCAAGGTCACCGCGTGCACCTTCGGCGGCGAGCGCCTCGACGAGCTGTTCATCACCACCTCCCGCGAGGGCCTCGAGCCGGGCGACGACCCGCTCGCCGGCGCGCTGTTCCGCGCCGTGCCCGGGGTGACCGGCGTACCCGTACGTGAGTTCGCCGGCTGAAAGACTTCTCGACCGGCTCCGGCGCCTGTCTCAGTGCACGCTTGCTCGACTGATCAGCCACAGCACCGCAGTTCGTGCCGTCATCAGGGCGACGAGTGCGATGCCGTACTGCGCCGGAACGGAGCACCATGACCGCACG comes from the Modestobacter italicus genome and includes:
- a CDS encoding SMP-30/gluconolactonase/LRE family protein, which gives rise to MTRVEQVTDVVAHHGEGPVWSPRWGGLRWVDMLAGDVLHLRADGGVERRHVGGIAAAVRPRRGGGAVIGIERGFALEEPDGTLQPLEEVWSEESVRMNEGGCDPDGRFYCGSMAYDQRPGAASLYRLDPDGTVHVVLEGVTVSNGLEWSPDGALVYYNDTATYSIAVFDYHRDAGLTGRRVLATLDNRPDGLTVDAEGGVWTALSDGGAVRRYTADGRLDAVIEVPARKVTACTFGGERLDELFITTSREGLEPGDDPLAGALFRAVPGVTGVPVREFAG